Proteins co-encoded in one Pseudarthrobacter chlorophenolicus A6 genomic window:
- a CDS encoding alpha-1,4-glucan--maltose-1-phosphate maltosyltransferase, producing MPKGQITDGLRFGRFPITAVQPVVEGGKFPAKALPGEGIVVGATSFREGHDQLGVSAVLLDPSGAERQRVRLAPPRGERGMGTDRWEGVLTPSETGNWSFVIEAWHDRYGTWHHNAEVKIAAGIDVELMLAEGAALLREASAEDFRSDWDKGVLRDAAGKLADQSLSTEERLGAGFGHDVAGVVAHQPIRELVTVSEKYPLLVERDRAGRGSWYEFFPRSEGAVKDHNTGAWTSGNFRTAARRLDAVAGMGFDVIYMPPIHPIGVQHRKGPNNTLVAGPHDPGSPWAIGAAEGGHDAIHPDLGSFEDFDAFVARANELGLEVALDLALQAAPDHPWVAAHPEWFTTRVDGSIAYAENPPKKYQDIYPLNFDNDPEGLSNEILRIVLLWVSHGVKIFRVDNPHTKPVWFWEWLIAEVNKSVPGVVFLAEAFTRPAMMHALGRAGFQQSYTYFTWRNTKKEIEEYFHEVSHESPAYFRPNFFVNTPDILTEYLQYGGPAAFKVKAVLASTASPLWGVYAGYELYEHVARPGAEEYIDNEKFEYKARDWDAAAESGRTLAPFITRLNHLRRDHPALQDLQNLTVHQSTDDSTVVYSKHKTLADGSKDTLIVVVNVDPHVTKECSVALDLAALELDPQDITPGGGFYVDDLISGESWEWGEFNYVRLDPHVEPAHILSVRRMPQ from the coding sequence ATGCCCAAGGGACAGATCACCGACGGACTCCGGTTCGGACGTTTTCCGATCACTGCCGTTCAGCCAGTCGTCGAGGGCGGGAAGTTCCCCGCCAAGGCGCTGCCCGGCGAAGGAATCGTCGTGGGTGCCACCTCGTTCCGTGAGGGCCATGACCAGCTTGGCGTCAGCGCCGTGCTCCTGGATCCCTCAGGTGCCGAACGCCAACGCGTGCGGCTCGCCCCTCCGCGTGGGGAACGCGGAATGGGGACCGACCGCTGGGAGGGCGTCCTCACGCCGTCGGAAACCGGCAACTGGTCATTCGTCATCGAAGCGTGGCACGACCGCTACGGCACGTGGCACCACAATGCTGAAGTGAAGATCGCCGCCGGCATCGACGTCGAACTAATGCTTGCCGAAGGCGCGGCCCTGCTGCGCGAAGCGTCCGCCGAAGACTTCCGCAGCGACTGGGACAAAGGCGTCCTTCGCGACGCCGCCGGCAAGCTGGCTGACCAGTCCCTCAGCACCGAAGAACGCCTGGGCGCCGGATTCGGCCACGATGTGGCCGGCGTTGTGGCACACCAGCCCATCCGTGAACTTGTCACCGTTTCCGAGAAGTACCCCCTACTGGTGGAGCGTGACCGCGCCGGCCGCGGCTCCTGGTACGAGTTCTTCCCCCGCTCCGAGGGGGCTGTCAAGGACCACAACACCGGTGCCTGGACATCCGGCAACTTCCGCACCGCTGCCCGCCGGCTCGACGCCGTCGCCGGTATGGGCTTTGACGTCATCTACATGCCGCCCATCCACCCGATCGGCGTACAGCACCGGAAGGGCCCCAACAACACCCTTGTGGCGGGCCCGCACGATCCCGGCTCCCCATGGGCCATCGGCGCCGCCGAAGGCGGGCACGACGCCATCCATCCGGACCTCGGCTCCTTCGAGGACTTTGACGCCTTCGTGGCCCGGGCCAATGAGCTGGGCCTGGAAGTGGCGCTGGACCTGGCGCTGCAGGCGGCACCGGACCACCCCTGGGTCGCCGCGCATCCCGAATGGTTCACCACCCGGGTAGACGGCAGCATTGCCTATGCCGAAAATCCGCCCAAGAAGTACCAGGACATTTACCCGCTTAATTTCGATAATGACCCCGAGGGGCTTTCCAACGAAATTCTGCGCATTGTGTTGTTGTGGGTCAGCCACGGGGTAAAGATTTTCCGAGTCGATAACCCGCACACCAAACCCGTGTGGTTCTGGGAATGGCTCATTGCCGAGGTTAACAAATCGGTTCCGGGCGTCGTGTTCCTGGCCGAGGCTTTCACCCGCCCCGCGATGATGCATGCGCTGGGCAGGGCCGGCTTCCAGCAGTCCTACACGTACTTCACATGGCGCAACACCAAGAAGGAGATCGAGGAGTACTTCCACGAGGTCAGCCATGAGTCACCGGCGTACTTCCGGCCCAACTTCTTCGTCAACACCCCGGACATCCTCACTGAGTACCTCCAGTACGGCGGTCCGGCCGCGTTCAAGGTCAAGGCTGTCCTCGCATCGACGGCCAGCCCGCTGTGGGGCGTGTACGCCGGCTACGAATTGTACGAGCACGTGGCCCGCCCGGGCGCGGAGGAGTACATCGACAACGAAAAGTTCGAGTACAAGGCCCGCGACTGGGATGCCGCTGCCGAGTCCGGCCGGACGTTGGCACCGTTCATCACGCGGCTGAACCACCTTCGCCGCGACCACCCTGCACTCCAGGACCTCCAGAACCTCACGGTCCACCAGAGCACCGACGACTCCACCGTGGTCTACTCCAAGCACAAGACCCTGGCGGACGGTTCCAAGGACACGCTCATTGTGGTGGTCAACGTGGACCCGCACGTCACCAAGGAATGCAGCGTAGCCCTGGACCTGGCGGCCCTGGAGCTGGACCCGCAGGACATCACCCCGGGCGGCGGCTTCTATGTTGACGACCTTATTTCCGGCGAAAGCTGGGAGTGGGGAGAGTTCAACTACGTCCGCCTTGACCCGCACGTGGAGCCCGCACACATCCTGAGCGTCAGGAGAATGCCTCAGTGA
- the treS gene encoding maltose alpha-D-glucosyltransferase has protein sequence MIFNPQSSGQHFTPKSTFELNAPGLQHDPLWYRKAVFYEVLVRAFADANGDGSGDFSGLIDRLDYLQWLGVDCLWLPPFFQSPLRDGGYDISDYNSVLDEFGTISDFKRLVAEAHARGVRVIIDLPLNHTSDQHPWFQESRKDPDGPYGDFYVWSDTDEKYQDARIIFVDTEESNWTFDPIRRQFFWHRFFSHQPDLNFENPKVIEALFDVVRFWLDQGIDGFRADAIPYLFEEEGTNCENLPATHDFLRKLRAMVDESYPGRVIIAEANQPPNEVVEYFGTEEEPECHMAFHFPIMPRLYYALRDQKAAPIIETMRDTPDIPDGAQWGTFLRNHDELTLEMVTADERAAMLGWYAPDPRMRANIGIRRRLAPLLDNSRAEIELINALLLSLPGSPFLYYGDEIGMGDNIWLEDRDAVRTPMQWNPDRNAGFSHADPGKLYLPPIQSLVYNYSMANVEAESAHSGSLLRWTRQILSVRRNHPAFGLGAFKHVEADHDAVLAYLRELPEGNSAGLNGETVLCAFNLSQHPVAATLRVPEYAGRGLRDVFGGQVFPGINDDGTLTLTLGSHDFFWLRLRSATSNPSSPYTQALPILSIEN, from the coding sequence GTGATTTTCAATCCGCAAAGTTCCGGCCAGCATTTCACGCCCAAAAGCACGTTTGAGCTGAATGCTCCGGGTCTCCAGCACGATCCGCTGTGGTACCGGAAAGCCGTTTTCTACGAGGTGCTGGTACGGGCCTTTGCGGATGCCAACGGTGACGGGTCCGGGGATTTCTCCGGCCTCATCGACAGGCTGGACTATCTCCAGTGGCTGGGCGTGGATTGCCTGTGGTTGCCGCCGTTCTTCCAGTCACCCCTGCGGGACGGCGGCTACGACATCTCGGACTACAACTCCGTCCTGGACGAGTTCGGGACCATCAGCGACTTCAAGCGGCTGGTGGCCGAGGCACATGCCCGGGGAGTGCGGGTGATTATCGACCTGCCGCTGAACCACACCTCGGACCAGCATCCGTGGTTCCAGGAATCACGCAAGGATCCCGACGGGCCCTACGGCGATTTCTACGTCTGGAGCGACACCGACGAAAAGTACCAGGATGCCCGCATCATCTTCGTTGACACCGAGGAGTCAAACTGGACGTTCGATCCCATCCGCCGGCAATTCTTTTGGCACCGTTTCTTCAGCCACCAGCCGGACCTGAACTTTGAGAATCCCAAGGTCATCGAGGCGCTCTTTGACGTAGTGCGGTTCTGGTTGGACCAGGGCATCGACGGGTTCCGCGCTGACGCCATCCCCTACCTGTTCGAAGAGGAAGGGACCAACTGCGAAAACCTTCCGGCCACCCATGATTTCCTGCGGAAGCTGCGCGCCATGGTGGACGAAAGCTACCCCGGCCGCGTCATCATCGCCGAGGCAAACCAGCCGCCCAACGAGGTCGTGGAGTACTTCGGAACCGAGGAGGAACCGGAGTGCCACATGGCATTCCACTTCCCGATCATGCCGCGGCTCTACTATGCGCTCCGGGACCAGAAGGCCGCGCCCATCATCGAGACCATGCGCGACACCCCGGACATTCCGGACGGAGCCCAGTGGGGCACTTTCCTGCGCAACCACGATGAACTGACGCTCGAAATGGTCACCGCTGACGAACGCGCCGCGATGCTCGGCTGGTATGCCCCGGACCCGCGCATGCGGGCCAACATCGGTATCCGCCGCCGGCTGGCTCCGTTGCTGGACAACTCACGGGCTGAGATTGAGCTGATCAACGCCCTGCTGCTGTCCCTGCCGGGCAGCCCGTTCCTGTACTACGGGGACGAAATCGGCATGGGGGACAACATCTGGCTCGAGGACCGTGACGCAGTCCGCACACCGATGCAATGGAACCCTGACCGCAACGCGGGCTTCTCGCACGCGGACCCGGGAAAGCTCTACCTGCCGCCCATCCAGTCGCTGGTCTACAACTACAGCATGGCCAACGTGGAGGCCGAGTCCGCACACTCCGGATCGCTGCTTCGCTGGACCCGCCAGATCCTCAGCGTCCGAAGGAACCACCCGGCATTTGGCCTTGGCGCCTTCAAACACGTCGAAGCCGACCACGACGCCGTCCTGGCCTACCTCCGGGAACTGCCGGAGGGTAATTCCGCAGGATTGAACGGCGAAACGGTCCTCTGCGCTTTCAACCTCTCGCAGCATCCCGTGGCCGCGACGCTGCGGGTTCCCGAATACGCCGGCCGGGGACTGCGTGATGTCTTCGGTGGCCAGGTCTTCCCGGGGATCAACGACGACGGTACGTTGACGCTGACTCTCGGCAGCCACGATTTCTTCTGGCTCCGGCTCCGGTCGGCGACGTCCAATCCGTCGTCGCCCTATACACAGGCACTGCCCATCCTGTCGATAGAGAATTGA
- a CDS encoding 1,4-alpha-glucan branching enzyme: MNQPILTPALTTLLKEWLPKQRWFPVNSPDFEMSQAGSLGIEDPSGHAGLAVFLLNITTGPSDGGGRTLVVQVPLSFRSAPAAGMERALVGQAAGTDPSRTWVYDALHDPDFIGGWLELIRHEATARTGVAAGFKASGDYRLPTAHGVVKVLSGEQSNTSVIVDDGESAAIVKFFRTLSAGTNPEVEVGAALTAAGTSEVPATLGWVRGEWLENGTNAGGTARATRPVQGELAVAHEFLAGGLDAWRLAVDAARSGRDFTAEARALGAATATVHRRLAETLGRTEAAGSGEDVAAGVARRIRAAWAEAGPAVGPYDEALGALLDGLDGANAGPLQRIHGDLHLGQILQVPHAAGRTEPLAAAEPEPRWAILDFEGEPLRPIDERNGPDVPLRDVAGMLRSFDYAAGAAQREQEGAHVPASWVDDCADAFLAGYAKVTPGTVDRTSPLFVALWLDKALYEVVYEMRNRPDWLAIPVSASRRLLGGNGAGDTAGAASEGNEMTGTARTGRPGAPLPVDDGTLGKIANGEHHAPHSVLGAHLDDYGHVTVRTVKHLAEAVSVITAAGEVPMQHEAHGAWVAVLEPGEHGHVPDYRLSVTYPGADPVTVDEPYRYLPTVGEVDLHLIGEGRHEKLWQVLGAHVQHYKSSLGDVDGVSFAVWAPNAQAVRVKGDFNGWDGREHSLRSLGSSGIWELFIPGVVAGACYKFEIRTKAGYWVEKADPLAFGTEVPPLTASRVVEPSYAFKDDEWMQARSERDPHNSAMSVYEVHLGSWRLGLGYRELAKELVDYVKWLGFTHVEFMPVAEHPFGGSWGYQVTSYFAPTSRFGHPDEFRYLVDTLHQAGIGVLLDWVPAHFPKDSWALAQFDGQPLYEHADPTLGEHPDWGTLIFDFGRTEVRNFLVANALYWLDEFHIDGLRVDAVASMLYLDYSREEGQWRPNRFGGRENLEAISFLQEVNATVYKTHPGAVMIAEESTAFPGVTAPTSHGGLGFGLKWNMGWMHDSLKYASEDPVNRKWHHGGLTFSLVYAFTENFLLPISHDEVVHGKGSMLRKMPGDRWQQLANLRAFLAYQWAHPGKQLIFMGTEFGQEAEWSEQHGLDWWLADIPAHKGIQLLTKDLNELYASTPSLYARDNEPAGFQWINGGDADRNVLSFIRRDGDGNPVVCAINFSGAPHAGYTLGVPQAGAWTEVLNTDHTTYGGSGVLNNGELKATDEGQDGQPATLTVTLPPLGASFFIPGAPAPR, from the coding sequence ATGAACCAGCCAATACTGACTCCCGCCCTGACCACGCTCCTGAAGGAATGGCTTCCGAAGCAGCGATGGTTCCCCGTCAACAGCCCCGACTTCGAGATGTCGCAGGCAGGCAGCCTGGGAATTGAAGACCCCTCGGGGCATGCGGGGCTGGCGGTGTTCCTGCTGAACATCACCACAGGCCCGTCCGACGGCGGCGGCCGCACTTTGGTGGTGCAGGTTCCGTTGAGCTTCCGGTCGGCGCCCGCGGCCGGCATGGAACGGGCGTTGGTGGGACAGGCGGCCGGGACGGACCCGTCCAGGACCTGGGTTTACGACGCCCTCCACGACCCCGACTTCATCGGCGGCTGGCTGGAACTCATCCGGCACGAAGCCACGGCACGCACCGGCGTGGCCGCGGGCTTCAAGGCATCCGGAGACTACCGGCTCCCCACCGCCCACGGAGTGGTCAAGGTGTTGTCCGGCGAGCAGTCCAACACCTCAGTGATTGTTGACGACGGCGAGTCCGCAGCAATCGTGAAGTTCTTCCGGACACTGTCCGCCGGAACCAATCCGGAAGTTGAAGTGGGCGCAGCCCTGACCGCTGCCGGCACCTCGGAGGTCCCCGCCACGCTGGGCTGGGTCAGGGGAGAGTGGTTGGAGAACGGCACCAACGCAGGCGGGACCGCGAGGGCAACCCGTCCGGTGCAGGGCGAGCTTGCCGTGGCCCACGAATTCCTTGCCGGTGGATTGGATGCCTGGCGGCTCGCCGTGGATGCAGCACGTTCCGGCAGGGACTTCACCGCGGAGGCACGGGCACTCGGCGCGGCAACGGCCACCGTCCACCGCCGGCTCGCCGAAACGCTTGGCCGCACAGAGGCTGCCGGTTCCGGTGAGGACGTCGCGGCGGGAGTAGCCCGGCGTATCCGCGCGGCCTGGGCCGAGGCCGGTCCCGCCGTCGGCCCCTACGACGAGGCGCTGGGCGCCCTTCTTGACGGGCTCGACGGCGCCAATGCAGGTCCGCTCCAGCGGATCCACGGCGACCTGCACCTGGGCCAGATCCTGCAGGTGCCCCACGCTGCAGGCCGAACGGAACCACTCGCCGCCGCTGAACCGGAGCCCCGCTGGGCCATCCTCGATTTCGAGGGAGAACCGCTGCGCCCCATTGATGAGAGGAACGGCCCCGATGTGCCCTTGCGGGACGTCGCCGGCATGCTGCGCTCCTTCGACTACGCGGCCGGTGCCGCCCAGCGCGAGCAGGAGGGGGCCCACGTGCCCGCGTCCTGGGTTGACGACTGCGCCGACGCGTTCCTCGCCGGCTACGCGAAGGTCACCCCCGGCACCGTAGACCGGACCTCGCCGCTGTTTGTGGCATTGTGGCTGGACAAGGCGCTGTACGAAGTTGTTTATGAAATGCGTAACAGGCCCGATTGGCTGGCGATTCCAGTAAGCGCCTCCAGGCGGCTCCTGGGCGGTAACGGCGCCGGCGACACCGCCGGCGCAGCATCGGAAGGTAACGAAATGACAGGCACAGCACGAACAGGACGGCCGGGGGCTCCGCTCCCGGTGGACGACGGCACCCTGGGCAAGATCGCCAATGGTGAACACCACGCGCCGCACTCCGTACTGGGGGCGCACCTGGATGACTACGGTCACGTCACCGTCCGCACGGTGAAGCACCTGGCGGAAGCCGTCAGCGTCATCACCGCTGCAGGGGAAGTGCCGATGCAGCACGAGGCACATGGGGCCTGGGTAGCGGTGCTTGAGCCGGGCGAGCACGGGCACGTCCCGGACTACCGCCTGTCCGTGACGTACCCCGGGGCTGACCCGGTCACGGTGGACGAGCCCTACCGGTACCTGCCGACAGTCGGTGAGGTGGACCTGCACCTTATCGGCGAAGGCCGCCACGAAAAGCTCTGGCAGGTCCTGGGCGCACACGTCCAGCACTACAAGTCCTCCCTGGGAGATGTTGACGGTGTTTCCTTCGCCGTGTGGGCCCCCAATGCACAGGCCGTCCGCGTAAAGGGCGACTTCAACGGTTGGGACGGACGCGAACACTCGCTCCGCTCACTGGGGTCCTCCGGCATCTGGGAACTCTTCATTCCCGGGGTTGTAGCAGGGGCGTGCTACAAATTCGAGATCCGCACCAAGGCCGGCTACTGGGTGGAAAAAGCGGACCCGCTGGCGTTCGGAACCGAGGTCCCGCCGCTCACGGCATCCCGCGTGGTGGAACCGTCCTACGCTTTCAAGGACGACGAGTGGATGCAGGCCCGTTCCGAACGCGATCCGCATAACTCGGCCATGAGCGTGTACGAGGTCCACCTCGGATCCTGGCGCCTCGGGCTTGGATACCGCGAACTTGCCAAGGAGCTCGTGGACTACGTCAAGTGGCTGGGCTTCACGCACGTGGAGTTCATGCCGGTTGCCGAGCACCCCTTCGGCGGTTCCTGGGGCTACCAGGTCACTTCCTACTTTGCCCCGACGTCCCGGTTCGGCCACCCCGACGAGTTCCGCTACCTGGTGGACACCCTGCACCAGGCCGGCATCGGCGTCCTGCTGGACTGGGTCCCTGCCCACTTCCCCAAGGATTCATGGGCGCTGGCACAGTTCGACGGCCAGCCCCTATACGAACACGCCGACCCCACCCTGGGTGAACACCCCGACTGGGGAACGCTGATCTTCGACTTCGGCCGTACCGAGGTGCGCAACTTCCTGGTGGCGAACGCATTGTACTGGCTGGATGAGTTCCACATCGACGGACTGCGGGTGGATGCCGTGGCATCGATGCTGTACCTGGACTACTCCCGCGAGGAAGGACAGTGGCGGCCCAACCGGTTCGGTGGGCGGGAGAACCTCGAAGCGATCTCCTTCCTCCAAGAAGTCAACGCCACGGTCTACAAGACCCACCCCGGTGCCGTGATGATCGCCGAGGAGTCAACGGCGTTCCCGGGCGTAACCGCACCCACCAGCCACGGCGGACTGGGATTCGGCCTGAAATGGAACATGGGCTGGATGCACGATTCCCTGAAGTACGCCTCCGAGGACCCGGTCAACCGCAAATGGCACCACGGCGGCCTGACGTTCTCGCTGGTTTATGCCTTCACGGAAAACTTCCTGCTGCCCATCAGCCACGACGAAGTTGTGCACGGCAAGGGCTCCATGCTCCGCAAGATGCCGGGGGACCGCTGGCAGCAGCTGGCAAACCTTCGCGCTTTCCTTGCGTACCAGTGGGCACACCCCGGTAAGCAGCTGATCTTCATGGGCACCGAGTTTGGCCAGGAAGCGGAGTGGTCGGAGCAGCATGGGCTGGACTGGTGGCTCGCTGACATCCCGGCCCACAAGGGGATCCAACTGCTGACCAAGGACCTGAACGAGCTCTACGCGTCCACGCCATCCCTTTACGCCCGCGACAACGAACCCGCCGGGTTCCAGTGGATCAACGGCGGAGACGCTGACAGGAACGTACTTTCCTTCATCCGCCGTGATGGGGACGGCAACCCGGTGGTTTGCGCCATCAACTTCTCCGGAGCGCCGCACGCCGGCTACACACTGGGTGTTCCCCAGGCAGGCGCTTGGACAGAAGTGCTCAACACCGACCACACCACCTACGGCGGCTCCGGCGTCCTGAACAACGGAGAGCTGAAGGCCACCGATGAAGGACAGGACGGGCAGCCGGCAACGCTGACCGTCACCCTTCCTCCGCTGGGTGCATCCTTCTTTATTCCGGGAGCGCCGGCACCCCGCTAG